A window of Gemmatimonadota bacterium genomic DNA:
GTGGTCATCGCGCCCGCCACGGCCAATATCATCGGCAAGATGGCGAACGGGCTGGGCGACGACCTGCTCTCCTCCGTGATGCTGGCCTGCGAAGCGCCCTGCTGCCTGGCGCCGGCCATGAATTTCCGCATGTGGAGAAACGAGGCCGTCCAGTCGAATCTCGACCGCCTCCGGAGTCGTGGCGTTCACGTCGTCGAACCGGAATTCGGCCTGCTGGCCAACGGCGAAGAGGGGGACGGGAGGCTGGCGGCGCCGGAGCATATCGTGGAAGCGATCGCCATTCTCGCCGATCCCGACCACGACCTGGCCGGATGTAACGTGCTGGTGAGCGCCGGCCCCACGGCGGAGGACATCGATCCCGTCCGGTGCGTGACGAACCGCTCCAGCGGAAAGATGGGTTACGCCCTCGCAAGGGCCGCGGTCCGGCGCGGCGCGTCGGTCACGCTCGTGGCGGGACCCACGAACCTCCAGGATCCCTACGGGGTTGCAGTCGAACACGTCCGGACCGCCGGTGAAATGCGCGAAGCCGTCCTGGCCAACCGCGAAGGCCAGCACGCCGTGATCATGGCTGCGGCCGTGGCGGATTACCGGCCGGGTGACCAGTCCCCCCGGAAGATGAAGAAGACGCAGGATCGTCTCACGTTGGAAATGACGCGGACCACCGATATCCTCGCGGAAGTGGCCGCCGACCGGCCGCCTGTGCTGATCGGCTTCGCCGCGGAGACCCATGACGGTCTTGAATACGCGCGCAGGAAGCTGGCGGAGAAGGACCTGGACCTGGTGGTCTACAACGACCTCACCGCCGAGGGTGCCGGGTTCGGAACGGATACGAACATCGTCACCCTGATACGCCACGACGGCCGCGAGGAATCCCTGCCCCTGCAGTCCAAGTCCGACGTGGCGGACCGCGTCATGGACGAAGTCGCCGCCCTGCTGAGAAACCGGGAAGTCGTTCCCGCATGAACAACCAAGCGTCGCTGTCCGACCTGATACGCCAGACCGTCGAGGCCGTGAGGCAGGAAGAAGAGCAGGGTCTCGAATCGCTCTACCTGCCGGAGGGCCTGGACGGGGCGCTTCCGCTGCCGGAACAGAGGGGGTTGCCTCGTTCCGAACAACCGGGCCAACCTGCCGGGGCCGGGCGAGCGGCCCAGGCGGGCCAACCTGCCCGGAGCAGCCAGACTGCCCCGACCGCTCAACCTGCCCGAAGTGGCCAACCTGTACGGCCGGGCCAACCTGCCGGGGCCGGGCGAGCGGCCCCTGTGGCCCCTGTGGCCCCTGTGGCCCAGGCGCCCCAGGCGCCCCAGACGGACCCGGCAACGTCCCTCGAGGCTCTGTATGCGAAATACCATCGCTGCACGGCCTGCGCGCTGGGATTCAAGCGAAAGCACTTTGTATTCGGTACCGGGAACGAGCACGCCGACGTGATGTTCGTGGGCGAAGCGCCCGGCGCCCAGGAAGACGAACAGGGCCAGCCCTTCGTGGGCCAGGCGGGAAAGCTGCTGACCCGCATCCTGAACGCCATTGATTTCACCCGGGACGAGGTGTACATCACCAACATCCTGAAATGCCGGCCGCCGAACAACCGCGACCCGATGCCCGAAGAGATCGACGCGTGCGACGCCATCCTGAAGGAGCAGATCCGGCTCGTCCGACCCAGGTTGATCTGCGCCCTCGGCCGCGTCGCGGCCCAGGCCCTGCTCGGGAAGAACGATTCGATTCGGTC
This region includes:
- a CDS encoding uracil-DNA glycosylase, with the protein product MNNQASLSDLIRQTVEAVRQEEEQGLESLYLPEGLDGALPLPEQRGLPRSEQPGQPAGAGRAAQAGQPARSSQTAPTAQPARSGQPVRPGQPAGAGRAAPVAPVAPVAQAPQAPQTDPATSLEALYAKYHRCTACALGFKRKHFVFGTGNEHADVMFVGEAPGAQEDEQGQPFVGQAGKLLTRILNAIDFTRDEVYITNILKCRPPNNRDPMPEEIDACDAILKEQIRLVRPRLICALGRVAAQALLGKNDSIRSLRGRFHDYHGIRLLVTYHPSGLLRNAAYKRPTWEDVQMLRKEYDRIAQSDAQATPGAEVS
- the coaBC gene encoding bifunctional phosphopantothenoylcysteine decarboxylase/phosphopantothenate--cysteine ligase CoaBC, producing the protein MSRLKGRRIVLGVTGSISAYKAAEVVRGLIREQADVRVVMTREAGAFVGAVTFSALTAHPVAVEQFPDTGMAGEEHVDLAVWADTVVIAPATANIIGKMANGLGDDLLSSVMLACEAPCCLAPAMNFRMWRNEAVQSNLDRLRSRGVHVVEPEFGLLANGEEGDGRLAAPEHIVEAIAILADPDHDLAGCNVLVSAGPTAEDIDPVRCVTNRSSGKMGYALARAAVRRGASVTLVAGPTNLQDPYGVAVEHVRTAGEMREAVLANREGQHAVIMAAAVADYRPGDQSPRKMKKTQDRLTLEMTRTTDILAEVAADRPPVLIGFAAETHDGLEYARRKLAEKDLDLVVYNDLTAEGAGFGTDTNIVTLIRHDGREESLPLQSKSDVADRVMDEVAALLRNREVVPA